The nucleotide window GCTCTTCGACTTCAATAAAATTCGGCAACTCCTCGCCGGAGATTTTCGGATGAAGATGGACTCCATGCATGCTGTCACTGGGGCTTATGCGACTGCGTTGTTTGAGGGACGGTTGGGTGCGCCTGCGGGCACCGTCATGAACGGTACGCCCCTAGAAGACTTTGGCGGCGGACATCCTGACCCTAACCTGGTCTATGCCCATGAGCTAGTAGAGATCCTGTTTGGGGAGAACGCGCCAGATTTTGGGGCAGCTTCCGATGGGGATGGCGATCGCAATATGATTCTGGGTCGTAATTTCTTCGTCACTCCTAGCGACAGCCTTGCTATTCTTGCCGCCAATGCTCACTTGGTTCCAGGCTATAGCACTGGATTAGCAGGTATCGCCCGTTCCATGCCCACTAGCCAAGCTGCCGACTTAGTGGCAAAGCGGCTCGGCATCGACTGCTACGAAACGCCAACGGGCTGGAAGTTTTTTGGCAATTTGTTAGATGCAGACAAAGCCACCCTTTGTGGCGAGGAAAGCTTCGGCACTGGCTCAAACCACATCCGCGAAAAAGACGGACTGTGGGCAGTACTGTTCTGGCTCAACATTTTGGCGGTGCGTCAAGAGTCGGTGGAACAAATTGCCCAGAGCCACTGGCAACTCTACGGACGTAACTATTACTCGCGGCACGACTACGAAGGCGTGGACAGCGATCGCGCTCAGCAATTAGTCGATCGCCTTCGTCAACTTGATCTGAAGGGCAAGCAATATGGACGCTACGAAGTCGAATTTGCTGATGACTTCAGCTACATCGATCCCATTGATGGCAGCATCAGCCAGAAGCAGGGCATTCGGGTCGGCTTTACCGACGGCTCTAGAATTGTCTACCGCCTATCGGGAACAGGCACCCAGGGCGCAACCCTGCGGCTTTACGTCGAGAGCTATGAGCCAAATGTGGCAAAGCAGAACCAAGATACACAGTTGGCGCTAGGAGAATTAATCTCGATCGCCAATGAAATTGCCCAAGTGCGAGAATTGACGGGGCGCGAACAACCCACGGTAATTACATAAAGGCTCTATTCGTTGAGTCCCCAATCTGTACGTTGATAGATTGGGGATTTAACTCCCAAATGACCTAACGTTGATTAGGGTAATTAGGTGACAAGACGGCAGATTTCGGCGATAGTGCTCAACCATTTGTCCCGTGTCCATCAGTTGTTTACTAATAATTATGAATCGTCAAAACTTATGCCCATAAGCGCTGAATTGGGTAGGCATCAAGTACTACATCTTGACTCACTAACGTATAGGAGTGGTAAATGGCTTGGGCAACAAGCATTCGGTCGAACGGATCTCGATGATGTAGAGGCAAGGCAAGATAACACTCTGTAGGCGCAAATGCGATCGGCAGAATTTTGATATCAAAACTCATCAAAAGATTGGGCAAGTGGTGAAATGGAAACTCAAGCTCCGACTTGCCTAGTCCATGCTTAATGGCAATTTCCCATAAACTAGCAATGCTCAAGTACAGATTGTTCCCTGTTACTTCAAGTATTTCTCCCACTGCCGGACTGAGGTTTGGGCTATCTTGCAAATACCAAAGAGCAGCATGAGTATCTAAAAGTAAATTCATCGTTACATGTAGTCTTTTAGATCCTCTAATGGTTCGTCAAAGTCATCTGCAATCTTAATCTTACCCTTCAAAATGCCAAGGGCGCCCCGTCTCGCTGGTTTTTCTGTTGCGGCAAGTGTCTTTGAATGCTGCGCAACGAGAGCCTCTACATAATGCAGAACATCTTCTTTGAGAGATTCGGGTAGTTTCTCCAGGTTGTCAAGGATTGCAGTTTCTAACATAGGTGTTGCTTCCATGCGAGTACCACCAACATTATCGTAGATGAGAATACTGCTGATTTCAGCACAGATTTCTCCTATGTTCAACTTCTGGCGCAACCCCGCGCCTGAGCCAGTGCCCCAATCTCCTGCCCGATCGCCAAACGGCTTAAGTTTCCTAACCTAGCAGTGCCTGAAATGCTTTACTTTCTCGAATGCCATCAAAACTAGCATCGGTGTGTGCCATGACGCGGCAAAGGTGGGGGCTAAGGACGATCGCGCGGTGAATACTCTTTACTGCCATCTCGCCATTCTGTTGCAGCGCATAGGAACATGCCTTCCCATACCAGGCATTCGGATTGTCAGTTTTGTGCTGGAGCGAGGTGTCAAAACTGGCGATCGCCTCTGGGTGGCGATTCAGCTTTGTCAATACTACCCCTCGATAGTTCCAGGCATAGTGGCAGGTAGGCTTATTCTTCAGAGCTTGCTCTAAACTTTCCAGCGCCTCTTCATACTGCCGCAAAGTCGCTAGCGCTACTGCTCGGCTAAACCACCCCCGATAATAGGTTGGGTTCAGTGCCGTGGCTTTATCAAAGCAAGGTAAAGCTTCCTTGTAGCGGTAGAGGGTAGAGAGCGTATGACCTTTGTTGTACCAGGCTTTTGCATCGTGGGGGTCAAATTTAAGCACCTTATTAAAACTGGCGATCGCTCCCTCTGGATCACCGAGTTTTGCTTGGGCTGTCCCTTTACCCAGCCAAGCTAGGCTGTACTTAGGCTGAAGCTTCAAAGCTTGTTCAAAACTGGCGATCGCCTCTTCATGAAACCCCATCTCATACTGCGCGCATCCCCGCCAGCACCAGGCTTGGAAATGCTGAGGCTCACAGGCAAGTAACTTGTCAAAGCGATCGATCGCGCTGTCATAGCGCCTGATGCTAAAGAGTGTATTGCCCTGAGAAAACCAGGTTTGCAGATCTTGCGGTTGAACCATCGCCAATATTAAAGTTGGGGATAAATTTTGGGATTGAATTTCGAGATAAATGCGACTATGACATCAAGTATTCCCGATTTTATTCTGGCTGTCTCACCTTACGCCCTCTCACACCGCCCTACTGCTTCAATGGCTGCTTCCAGGGCGATCGCCACATGCGTCCAATGTGTTCCCCCCTGGCAAAACACAATGTACGGCTCCCGCAATGGTCCATCTGCCGAAAATTCTGAAGTACTGCCATCAATAAACGTGCCTCCCGCCATGACTAGCTCACTCTCATATCCCGGCATATTGGCAGGCACAGGGCTGAGGTACGAGCCGATCGGCGAATACTGCTGAATTGCATGGCAAAAAGCAATTACTTTCTCTGGAGAACCCAGCTTAATGGCTTGAATCACGTCGCGGCGGGGAGCTATGGGCAATGGATTGACTGGATAGCCCAATGTTTGAAAGACTTGAGCCACTAGATGATTCCCTTTCATGGCTTCGCCCACCATCTGAGGAGCCAGAAAAAGCCCCTGGAACAGCAGACGATTCTGGTCAAAGGTCGCTCCCCCCTCGCTGCCAATTCCAGGAGCCGTGAGGCGACACGCTGCCATCTCAACTAAATCCGATCGCCCTGCCACATAGCCACCCGCCGTAACAATCGTGCCTCCCGGATTCTTGATTAGCGATCCGGCAATTAAATCTGCTCCAACTGCTGGGGGTTCTCGGTCTTCAACAAATTCGCCGTAGCAGTTATCGACAAAGCAAACGGTGTTAGGGTTCTGTTGCTTGACCAGGTAGACAATTTTTTCAATATCCGCGATCGCCAAGCTCGATCGCCAAGCATACCCACACGATCGCTGGATCAAAACTAGGCGAGTTTCTGGGCGCACCGCTGTTGCCAAAGCCTGCCAATCGATCGCCCCAGCTGCCGTGAGTTCCAACTGCCGATAAGTGATACCAAAGTCCTTTAAAGAACCTTGATTGGTTCCCCGCAAACCAATCACTTCTTCTAATGTGTCGTAGGGGGCACCTGCCACCGCCAGCATTTCATCGCCAGGACGCAGCACACCATAAAGCGCAGCCGCGATCGCATGGGTACCTGAAACAAACTGCACCCGTACCGCCGCCGCCTCAGATCCCATCACTTCAGCAAAAATGCGATCGAGAACCTCGCGCCCCAAATCATCGTGCCCATAGCCCGAAACTCCAGCAAAATGCTGCACTCCCACCTGATGCCGCCGAAAGGCTGTTAAAACTCGTCGAAGATTTTCCTTGACCTGCGCGTCAATACCAGAAAAAATCTGTGATAGTCCCTGTTCTGCTTGTTGAAGCTGCTCAAAGCTGCTCATCATACTCGACTCTCTATCTCCCGGATGGTTTACAGCATTTAGAAACCCGGTAATTTTAGACCTTTGGACGGATATTACCCTCCTACTCTGCTATTTCACGTAGCAAATCTAAAATCTACCCTCTAGAATCTAAAATGGGTCTCACCTGCGGGGTCTATTGTCGCGCGGATCGGGGTTCACATTCACATTAGAGATTAATGCATGACGACAACTGCGACTACAACAAAACTTCCCTACGATTGGGCGGTCATCATCTTTATGGCGATCATTCACTTCGTGGCACTCTTTGCCTTACTGCCCGCGAATTTTAGCTGGGTTGGAATTGGGCTGGCTGTTTTTTTGCACTGGGTTACGGGTGGCTTAGGCGTGACATTGGGCTGGCATCGGCTGGTAACCCATCGCAGCTTTCAGGCTCCCAAGTGGCTAGAGTACTTTCTAGTGTTTTGTGGAACTCTGTCAGTGCAGGGCGGACCAATCTGGTGGGTCGGTTTACACCGCCATCACCATGTTTTCTCTGACCAAAACCCTGATCATCATGATTCTACCAAGGGCTTTTGGTGGAGCCACATGGGGTGGATGTTCCACGATGTGCCCGTAGAGAATGAAATCCCTCGGTTTACAAAAGATATTGCTGACGATCGCTTCTACCAGTTCCTCGACAAGTATTTCTTCCCTATTCAGCTTGTCTTTGCCGCTTTCCTCTTTGGAATTGGCACGCTATCAGGCAACGGCTGGACGTTCTTGCTGTGGGGTGTCTTTGTCCGTCTAGTGCTGGTTTATCACACCACCTGGCTGGTCAACAGTGCTACTCACAAGTTTGGTTACCGCACCTACGACTCTGACGACGCTTCTACCAACTGTTGGTGGGTGGCGCTTCTGGCGTATGGCGAAGGCTGGCACAACAACCACCACACTTACCAATACTCGGCACGGCACGGCATGAAATGGTGGGAAATTGATGCAACCTGGATGATGATTCGCCTCCTCCAACTGGTGGGCTTGGCGAAAAAAGTGAAATTGGTTGAAAACTCGCAACCATCTGTGTAGAAATCTGTTTCTTTAAAATCTAGTTATCAAACGAGAGGGCTAAGTTAGAATTCTGACTCTGCCCTCTCTCTTTTTGCACCATCATGCTCTAAGCTCTATTACAAGATTTGAGCTAGCTTCAAAACAAACCCGGGCAGCACAGTTTCGCCCGACAACTGCATTGGAGCGTCAAGCACGTCCTTTTCGCACCCTTGCCGATAAACCTCAACTTGTTTTCCGTAAGGGTTGAGTAAAAAGCCTAGTCGGACACCATTATTGATGTACTCTTGCATTTTGTCTTGAAGCGATCGCAGGCTATCAGTCTTAAAGCGCAACTCAATCACAAAATCAGGACAAATAGGTGGAAAGGTTTCTTGCTGTTCAGACGAAAGCTGATTCCAGCGCTCTAGAAGAATCCAAGCAGCATCGGGCGATCGAAATGCGCCGTTAGGCAGCTTAAACATTGTCGAAGAGTCAAACGCAACGCCTGTGCCATCTGCATCGGCCCAGCTTTCTACCCTGTGAGAAATTTTTATGTTGCGATTTCCACTCATTCCACCTGTTGGCGACATAACAACCAGTTCTCCCACCGAGGTCATTTCTAACTTAGTTTCTGGATTGGACTCACAGAGTCGACAAAACTGCTCAGGCGTGAGTTTTACAACCGATTCAAGATTCAAAGTAATCGGAATCATGGCTTAACTTGCTCCACCTTCGCTATCACTATTCTCAATCCTAGACAATCCCATTGCCCTGCACAATATGTCTCACAGTCGTCAAGGTTTCCAGGCTAATTAACCCTCGCCGATGCCCCTTCTGGTTCGACATCCCTAAAGCTACAGCACTTCCCCGCTTAGGACTTCGGTAAAACCTTGGCGTTGCGTTGATATATGTCATAGCACTATTGATTCCTAGGGCAAACTGGCGGCTTTCTTGGTACGACTCCGTGGCGAGACAGTCGGCATGACCGCTGCTGTATTGATTAATCCAGGTGATCGCGGTTTCCAAACCGTCTACACTTTTGAAGGCGATCGCCCTATTTAAACGGGGCTGTCCCCAGTCTGCCTGACTCACCGTACCTGTCAATATTTCTGGAAACTCTGCCGCCAGAATCTCATCGCCTCGCAGTTCAAACCCCTGTTCTTTCAGACTGTTCCACAGCATTGTTAAAGAAGTCGGGCTGTGATAACGACTAATCAGCACTTTTTCAATAGCATTGACGGGTTCAGGCTCACTTTTATAGCTATCTAAAATCATCCAGCGGGCAATATCCAAGCTGCCTGTGGGCGACCAATACAGATAACAATTGCCGATCGCCGTTTGCAAGACTGGAGCCGTAGCTTGCCGCATCACCTGCTGCACTAACTGAGGGCGACCGTAGGGAATCACTAGGTTAATATGTTGGTCTTGAGTGACCAGTTCTCGAATCAAATCGCCCTGTTCTGAGGGCAAAAGCTGCACGCAATCAATGGGCAAGTCTGTGTCTTCAAGGGCAGCTTGAATAATATTAGCGATCGCTTGGTTGGAGTGACTGGCTTCAGGGCTGCCCCGCAAAATTAGGCTATTGCCCGTACGGATGCAAAGTCCAGCCGCGATCGCCCCCAACTCAGGTAACGCCTCATAAATCAGTGCAATCACTCCCAAAGGCATTAGCTGGCAATAGGTCTGGCATTGATCGACCTGATAAGACGGAATATTCAGCACCTGCTGAATGGGGTCAGACGTTTCGCTGAGACGATGAAGCGCCCGTCCGACAATTTGAAGCCGCTCAGGGGTAAGCCTCAGCCAATCTAAAATCAAATCAGGCACCGCCATCTCGCGGCTGGCTTCCAAATCGAGGGTATTTGCTTCTAAAATGTCGTCCTGTCGCTTCAACAATGCCTCAGCCATCAGTTGCAGGGCACGACTTCGGTCTGTCCCCTTTTTAGCTGCCAGTTCTAAGGAGGACTGATGGGAACGGTAGGTATTAACAGTTAAATTAGGTGAGGCGTTCAAGGCAGTTTTGGCGGTGTTTATCGTCTACAGGCTAACCACAGCATTAAGCCTAGCATTACGCATAGCACCAATGTTGCTGCTGCCACCCGAAAGGCAATGTTGGCGCTCAACGGCGATTGTAATAGGGTTAATAAAATTAAGAACCCTATTACAAAAACACTGACTAGCATCAGAGGCAAATAATCTCTGCCTAAACTCGATCGCGCGACTGTCCACTGATGTCCTGTCCAACGCCAAGTGCGCTTGTAGGGATAATTGGTCGAAAGCTGCTCAATAATATAGCCATTTTCCTGAACCACAAAAATTTGCTGACAGCGATCGCATCCAAACGCATCGGTTAACGCAATCGGAGTCAGTCGACCCCGCCGACGGCAAGGACAGGGATATTCGGCTTTAAGGTCAATCTTCTGAACTTTTTGAGATTGCACGGGCATCTATAAATAAGGTTTTATTCAGTAGCGATCGAAGCCATGACGATGAGATAGGCAATGAGCGAGGCACGATTATTTTCTACACCCTAGCGAGATTCTGTTGACTTTGCCAGGCTGCTGGTGGGGACAGAAAGGATGTTTAAAATCTAGCTTAAGACGGCTAGCTAAAGGGGATTTTATACTGTTTCTACGATGGGGTGAAACTTTGCCTTGTCATTAAGGCTGGGGATCATGAGCGGCTCTAGCTGACTCAGCAAATTGAGCAAAAATGATTTCGCTCAGGCTTCAGAAAGTTTATGATTCGGATCGGGCAATTTATAGTAAAAAATTAATGTTCAGAGTTGCAACTCGTGGTTTTTCTCAAGAATTTGAGCGATGGACTGACGCCCTAGAAGCAGGCAAGGCGCTCATTCCTCAATGCAAAAGTTTATTGCAAGATATCCGGATTTTTGATGGGGATCAATTGGTCTGGGTTTATAGTCGATCGCACACCTTCCCACAATTCGTAGGTGCAGGCAATTACAATCGATTGGCGCGGATGTTTATCGCTGAAGCGATCGCCGAACAAGAAGCAAGCGAGGATTGAATTTAAAGTTTTCCTTTAACTTAATTTCTTTACACTTCTTTACGCAATGTCACTTTTAAGAAGATTGTATGAATTTAATCTGAGGCAAGTGAATCAACTGTCAGTGTAACTAAAGCATCTTTTTATACAATGCTTGTTTGGACTTTATAAAGATAGGTCGTCTCAGTCGAGCGATCGCCCGATTCAGTCACACTTCTAGAATTTTCATCTATCTTTCGTAGCCGTCTTCTCTAGTAGCATTTGTAATCTAGCCAAATAAATCTACTGTTTCATTCCATAAAGTGATTGCGCCATTACTCAACTGATAAAGCTATAACAGTTTAGAAACGGGTGCTATCAAACCTTGTCTAAGTGACCATACTTAAAACCTGAATCGCCTTAATCAACGCAGTAGGTTATGTCCATAGTGGAAAGCTTCTCCATGAAAAAGCCATTGGCTCCCGTTTGGATTAATTTTTGGTTTTGGTCTGGTTTATCTAGCGTTACTCTGGCAATTTGCGGCTCAGGATTATTGATCCAACCTGCTGCGGCTCAAGACGTACAGAACCCTACCCAAAACCCTAGCCCAGGGCAGAATATCCAGAACCCCATTATTAACGCCATCATTGATGTTGGGGTGGTGCAGCGGTTTGGGTCTGCTACCGATGATGTGATTACTCTTAAGCCTGTAGAAGGCGATCGCCTCACCCTAAAATTTGCCGATCAAGGGGTTCCTAAAAAGATCGTCACTGCCAACGAGGTCACGTTAAATGTTACTTTGCAGCCTTTGCCTGAACCGCAGGTCAAAGAGCGGGTCGTTTTAAGCAGTCATCGCAGCTTTGAAAGTGCCGAAGATAGCGCGAATCAATGGAAGTCTAAGGGGATTGACGTAGAGCTAGCTCAACCCCGACAGTGGCAAGTTTGGGCAAAGCGAGAAACCTACAAAACCCCGCTACTGCGTCGATTATTGATGCAGAACTTGCGCGCTAATGGCGCAACGATCGCTTTTATTGACTCGAAGTTGGAGACACAAGCCCCCAAAGCAACCTTCACAACAGGCGGCAATCGCTACCAGCGGGACGATTTGGTGATTGATGCGGGGAGCGATCGCGTGGAAGTGACCTTCAACCACGAAGACCATGGGCGGCGGGTATACGGCGGCGACCTCAAGCTTCAGCCCAACGCTTACGGCACCTATACCCTGGTCAACCAAGTCCCGATCGAAACTTATCTGCGAGGCGTTGTTCCTAACGAAATTGGAGCCAGCGCCCCTCCCACTGCCATTGAGGCACAGGCAATTTTGGCTCGAACCTATGCGCTGCGAAACCTGCGCCGCTTTGCCATTGATAACTACCAAATGTGTGCCGACACTCAGTGTCAGGTTTACTACGGACTTTCTGGCTCAGCGCCTGAGTCAGACCGGGCGATCGCGGCTACGGCTGGGCAAGTATTGACCTACCAGAATGAATTGGTTGATGCCCTCTACTCCTCGACTACGGGCGGCGTTACTGCGCCCTTTAGCAATGTCTGGAACGGTGCCGATCGTCCCTACCTTCAAGCCGTTGTGGACTCGGCAGAAAACGTTTGGGATCTCTCAGCTAAGCCCCTGACCGATGAAGCCAACTTCCGGGCATTTATAGCCGAAAAGAAAGGCTTTAACGAGGCAAGCTGGGATTATTTCCGTTGGCGAACCAATAGCACTTTGGCAGAACTCTCCCAAGACCTAAGAAGTTATCTGCAAAGCAAGCAGAGTCCGCTGGAAGACTTCACAAAAATTCAGGATATTAAAGTACTAGAGCGATCGCCTGCCGGACGAGTTCAGCAGATGTCTGTCACCACCGATAAAGGTGTCATTCAACTTGAGAAAGACGAGATTCTACGCGCATTCTACGCGCCTAGCAGCACCCTCTTTTACCTCGATCCAATCTACGAGGTATCTACGAAAGCGCTGAAAGCACCTAAAATCATTGGGACAGCCCCTCAAAAGCAAGTATCCCGTCCTGCCATCCAAGCGGCTCCCAAAGTTTTGAAGGGCTATGCTTTTGTCGGTGGCGGTTTTGGGCATGGTGTGGGCATGAGCCAGACTGGGGCTTACCACTTAGGCGATTTAGGCTGGTCGAGCAGCCGCATTCTTAGCTTCTATTATCCGGGCACTCAACTTCAGAACCTTAATCCCTCCATTGTCTTTTGGCAAAACCCATAGGTTTATAAGCTGAACTTGTTTATAGGCTGAATTTATTTACAAGCTCAACTTGTTCATAAGCGGAACTTAATGGAACTTCGGAAAATTCCTGTGACAAGGGTGTGGTACGCTACTGGCGATCGCGCTGGAAATCGTTGTCACTCGACAAAAAATGCCAGGGGTGATTGTTGTCGAAAAAAGTGATTGTTGTAGAAAAAGCAGGGCATCAGGAAAGGCTATGGCAAAGCAGAAGGTGGGGTTACTGTTTGGAGGCTGCTCAGGAGAACACGAAGTCTCCATTAAATCAGCCAAGGCGATCGCCCAAGCCCTCACCACGCCGCTCAACACTGCCCGATACGACCTGGCTCTTTTCTACATTCAAAAAGACGGCGTTTGGCAAGGCAGCAAAGTTGCAGAACAAGTTCTTGCCTCTGGTCAGGCGTTTCAGCCAATCTTTGACTCTTCTCAACCGCCCTCTTTCCGTCAACAGCGCTGGACATTTCCGCCCGAAGTTGCTGAAATCGATGTTTGGTTCCCTATTCTTCATGGCCCCAACGGTGAAGACGGTACGGTTCAAGGCTTGCTGAAGTTGATGCAGGTGCCCTGTGTTGGTTCGGGTGTTTTAGCATCGTCGGTGGGCATGGATAAACTGGCGATGAAAGATATTTTTGCTCAAGCTGGGCTGCCCCAGGTTAAGTATTTACCTGTGACTCGTCGGCAGGTTGGAGATGCAGGGGAATCTGCCAAAATCTGCGATCGCATCGAAGCCGAGTTAGGCTACCCGTGTTTTGTTAAACCTGCCAACCTGGGTTCTTCTGTGGGGATTGCTAAGGTTCGCACCCGTCCTGAACTGGAAGCTGCGTTAAATCATGCTGCCACGCTCGATCGCCGCCTGATTGTCGAAGCCGGGGTGATTGCCCGCGAGATTGAATGTGCGGTTTTGGGCAACGATCAGCCGCAAGCCTCTGTGGTGGGTGAAATTACCTTTAAGAGCGACTTTTACGACTATGAAACCAAATACACTCCGGGCAAAGCCGACTGGTTTATTCCGGCTCCTCTTCCTGCCGCGATCGCCACTCAAATTCAAGAAATGGCAATTCAAGCCTTCACTGCCCTAGATGGCGCAGGCATCAGCCGCGTAGATTTCTTTTACGTAGAAGCGACGGGAGCGGTGCTGATTAACGAAGTCAATACAATGCCTGGTTTTACAGCTACTAGCATGTATCCCCAACTGTGGGCAGCGAGTGGAATTCCTTTTTCAGATTTGGTCGATCGGCTGGTGCAATTGGCGATCGAACGAGGCAAGACTTGATAAAACTCTTTGTCTGGCGGCGGGGAAGCCTGCCTGGTGGATGATTTTGTGCTTGGTTCTCTTTGGTTAACCTAGTGGTGTCGATTATTCTCTGGGTGTCTGTGACAAAGCGGTTAGGTAAGTCTCCTTGGTTGCTTCTACGGTTCCTCGTGCCGCTTGTCAATATGGCGCTGATTGGCTATTTGGCGTTTGCTTAAACCACTGCCCTTGATTTTAAAGGTATATAGACCTAAAGACGATCGCCTCCCATAAGTTGAGAGGCGATCGTCTTTTCATCCCTGCTAAAATTGGAGAGAACGGTAAATTGCTCTCTCCCAGTGCCCAGGGTTTGATATGAAACAGTCTAAGAACGTTCATAGAAAAAAGCTTTTCCTGGGGTTGGTGCGCCGCTACCCTGTTGCCTCTGTTGTTGGTTTATGGATGACTTTATTGTTCTTGGCAGGGCTTTCTACGGCTGCACTCATGAACGTAAATCATAGCCAAACAACCCAAACAACCCAGATTTCTGCAACGGAGCCTTCGACCTCTCTACTCACGCAGCCTGCCACAGTAGAACAACCCAAACAGGTATTGCCGTGGTTGTCGTTTGGGGCGATCGCTTTAAGCTGCACTTTAGGTTGCCTCATGCTTTCCCAAAGCTTTCGTTCGGCTGGCTATCAACCCGTTCAACGTAAACCTTTTAAGGCTAGAAGCTTTACGCCTCTAAAATCAGCCGAAGCAGATCGCCAAGATGCCCCTGTTGCTGCCGAGCGATCGCAGCCCAACGAATCATCTAGTACGCCATTCGCGACTTCAGTTACAGTTGTGCCTACCCAACAAAATCATCCGCTCGATTGGGACGAACCTAGCCTTGCAGACAGTCTTGATATGCGCCAACGACGACCTTTGTCTCACTGGCTTTAATCTCAGATAGCTCGCTCCCCTAAGGGAGTTGCGTGAAAATAAAACACTAGTGAGATGCATTGGCTTTTTAGCCCCCTAAATCCCCCATTCTGGGGGACTTTGACAGGTTCGGAAGTCCCCCAGAATGGGGGATTTAGGGGGCGGTTCGGGGCGTTATTTAATCGCAACTCCCTAAGGTCTTGCATACAGAAAGTCAGGGTTGGATTACTTTTGATTGTAGCCAATGACTACGGAATTAAATTTTGAGATGCGCGATCGCTGACTTTACAAAGGTTTCTGCTCGTTGCTGACTCTGACGCAAACTTTCCTCAAGGCGATCGCACATCTGCATCAGTTCATCTACTTTAGTTACAATGCGCTTTTGTTCAGCAAGAGGTGGGAGGGGAA belongs to Timaviella obliquedivisa GSE-PSE-MK23-08B and includes:
- a CDS encoding DUF2281 domain-containing protein, with amino-acid sequence MLETAILDNLEKLPESLKEDVLHYVEALVAQHSKTLAATEKPARRGALGILKGKIKIADDFDEPLEDLKDYM
- a CDS encoding Uma2 family endonuclease — protein: MIPITLNLESVVKLTPEQFCRLCESNPETKLEMTSVGELVVMSPTGGMSGNRNIKISHRVESWADADGTGVAFDSSTMFKLPNGAFRSPDAAWILLERWNQLSSEQQETFPPICPDFVIELRFKTDSLRSLQDKMQEYINNGVRLGFLLNPYGKQVEVYRQGCEKDVLDAPMQLSGETVLPGFVLKLAQIL
- a CDS encoding type II toxin-antitoxin system VapC family toxin, which codes for MNLLLDTHAALWYLQDSPNLSPAVGEILEVTGNNLYLSIASLWEIAIKHGLGKSELEFPFHHLPNLLMSFDIKILPIAFAPTECYLALPLHHRDPFDRMLVAQAIYHSYTLVSQDVVLDAYPIQRLWA
- a CDS encoding methionine gamma-lyase family protein yields the protein MSSFEQLQQAEQGLSQIFSGIDAQVKENLRRVLTAFRRHQVGVQHFAGVSGYGHDDLGREVLDRIFAEVMGSEAAAVRVQFVSGTHAIAAALYGVLRPGDEMLAVAGAPYDTLEEVIGLRGTNQGSLKDFGITYRQLELTAAGAIDWQALATAVRPETRLVLIQRSCGYAWRSSLAIADIEKIVYLVKQQNPNTVCFVDNCYGEFVEDREPPAVGADLIAGSLIKNPGGTIVTAGGYVAGRSDLVEMAACRLTAPGIGSEGGATFDQNRLLFQGLFLAPQMVGEAMKGNHLVAQVFQTLGYPVNPLPIAPRRDVIQAIKLGSPEKVIAFCHAIQQYSPIGSYLSPVPANMPGYESELVMAGGTFIDGSTSEFSADGPLREPYIVFCQGGTHWTHVAIALEAAIEAVGRCERA
- a CDS encoding alpha-D-glucose phosphate-specific phosphoglucomutase — encoded protein: MNITTRNTTPYTDQKPGTSGLRKKVTVFQQPNYLENFVQALFDNLEGYSGQTLVVGGDGRYYNRQATQIILKMAAANGFGRVLVGQGGILSTPAVSCIIRKNQAFGGIVLSASHNPGGPTEDFGIKYNIGNGGPAPEKVTEAIYAGTLTIAQYKILEVPDINLDLIGTAQLGEMTVQVIDSVVDYAELMESLFDFNKIRQLLAGDFRMKMDSMHAVTGAYATALFEGRLGAPAGTVMNGTPLEDFGGGHPDPNLVYAHELVEILFGENAPDFGAASDGDGDRNMILGRNFFVTPSDSLAILAANAHLVPGYSTGLAGIARSMPTSQAADLVAKRLGIDCYETPTGWKFFGNLLDADKATLCGEESFGTGSNHIREKDGLWAVLFWLNILAVRQESVEQIAQSHWQLYGRNYYSRHDYEGVDSDRAQQLVDRLRQLDLKGKQYGRYEVEFADDFSYIDPIDGSISQKQGIRVGFTDGSRIVYRLSGTGTQGATLRLYVESYEPNVAKQNQDTQLALGELISIANEIAQVRELTGREQPTVIT
- a CDS encoding tetratricopeptide repeat protein gives rise to the protein MVQPQDLQTWFSQGNTLFSIRRYDSAIDRFDKLLACEPQHFQAWCWRGCAQYEMGFHEEAIASFEQALKLQPKYSLAWLGKGTAQAKLGDPEGAIASFNKVLKFDPHDAKAWYNKGHTLSTLYRYKEALPCFDKATALNPTYYRGWFSRAVALATLRQYEEALESLEQALKNKPTCHYAWNYRGVVLTKLNRHPEAIASFDTSLQHKTDNPNAWYGKACSYALQQNGEMAVKSIHRAIVLSPHLCRVMAHTDASFDGIRESKAFQALLG
- a CDS encoding glutamate-5-semialdehyde dehydrogenase, translating into MNASPNLTVNTYRSHQSSLELAAKKGTDRSRALQLMAEALLKRQDDILEANTLDLEASREMAVPDLILDWLRLTPERLQIVGRALHRLSETSDPIQQVLNIPSYQVDQCQTYCQLMPLGVIALIYEALPELGAIAAGLCIRTGNSLILRGSPEASHSNQAIANIIQAALEDTDLPIDCVQLLPSEQGDLIRELVTQDQHINLVIPYGRPQLVQQVMRQATAPVLQTAIGNCYLYWSPTGSLDIARWMILDSYKSEPEPVNAIEKVLISRYHSPTSLTMLWNSLKEQGFELRGDEILAAEFPEILTGTVSQADWGQPRLNRAIAFKSVDGLETAITWINQYSSGHADCLATESYQESRQFALGINSAMTYINATPRFYRSPKRGSAVALGMSNQKGHRRGLISLETLTTVRHIVQGNGIV
- a CDS encoding fatty acid desaturase, translated to MTTTATTTKLPYDWAVIIFMAIIHFVALFALLPANFSWVGIGLAVFLHWVTGGLGVTLGWHRLVTHRSFQAPKWLEYFLVFCGTLSVQGGPIWWVGLHRHHHVFSDQNPDHHDSTKGFWWSHMGWMFHDVPVENEIPRFTKDIADDRFYQFLDKYFFPIQLVFAAFLFGIGTLSGNGWTFLLWGVFVRLVLVYHTTWLVNSATHKFGYRTYDSDDASTNCWWVALLAYGEGWHNNHHTYQYSARHGMKWWEIDATWMMIRLLQLVGLAKKVKLVENSQPSV